The following proteins are co-located in the Candidatus Poribacteria bacterium genome:
- the uvrA gene encoding excinuclease ABC subunit UvrA, producing the protein MSMDKIIVKGAREHNLKDVDLILPRNRFIVFTGVSGSGKSSMAFDTLYAEGQRRYIESLSAYARQFMGRIQKPDVESIEGLSPSISIDQKTTGSNPRSTVATMTEIHDYLRLLFAYVGKIYCYRCGALISDQSTDEIVERIMNEIPDRQRFMILSPVARSKKGEFKDEFKDALKAGFVRVRVDGEIYELSNPPKLNKQMRHDVDIVVDRIVMKKENPEMRGRLAESLETAFGLSEGMAVLLFEDGEERMFSKTMTCPNCGISYSKPSPQLFSFNSPQGMCPKCRGLGVIHDISPHLIVDPEKSLSQGAIKPIGPLRFKGESQLEAVLTALAKYYKFSFDEKWKNLSQEHRDIILYGAPVKIMITRRIGWGRRIKQIVEYKGIINKLRRFKDEELRGYISESICPDCNGSRLRPEARGVKVGGKAIHEITAMTVDECLDFFENLELTERERTIAEEILKEIKGRLRFLVDVGLHYLTLDRSSPTLSGGEAQRIRLASQIGAGLTNVLYVLDEPTIGLHQRDNLKLINALKKLRDQGNTVIVVEHDEETIRSADYIVDFGPGPGQEGGEIVFAGPAGKILECPNSLTAKYLRGELEIPIPSQRRKPSDKWLTIVGARHNNLKDITVKIPLGTFTCITGVSGSGKSSLVNDIIYKALARRLMGAHTVPGEHDRIEGIEHIDKVIEVDQSPIGRTPRSNPATYTKLFDAIRSFYAELPESKIRGYKPGRFSFNVRGGRCEACQGHGMKRIEMHFLADVWVKCEVCDGRRYNRETLQVKYNGKSIADVLDMTVEEALKFFENVPRIKKYLQTLYDVGLDYIKLGQPAPTLSGGEAQRVKLARELSKRGTGRTLYILDEPTTGLHFADVQKLLNVLHTLVDRGNTVVVVEHNMEIIKTADYVIDLGPEGGEEGGYVVACGTPEEVARVKSSYTGQVLRDVLLGKHKAMVEEIEEEPIRSLPAERAILVRGAKQNNLKNVDLTLPHDELITFTGVSGSGKTSMAIETIYAEGRRRYVESLSTYARQFLGGMDKPKVDFIDGLAPAIAIDQKAPSKNPRSTVGTITEIYDYLRVLFARFGVQHCVKCGQPVGAQTVDQIVDRIMDLPPKSRIYILAPVKLAKNEEYADVLKRAQRGGFVRVWMDGEISPIEERMNISRRVKHDVAIVVDRLILREDQRDRVSEGVETALEMGEGEMKVQLQGPDGMTDLVTFSSLRACARCGISYDELRPQDFSFNSPVGMCPYCEGLGFTDSSYSKVCPKCQGARIKESSRYVLIGGKNIVELCRMPIGDLYQFFLDLKLPQDRLEVGEELLREIRNRLSFLVDIGLHYLTLDRPGPTLSGGEAQRIRLASQLGSGLTGVIYVLDEPTIGLHMRDTGRLLRALRKLRDLGNTVITVEHDREVISSSDLIVDFGPGAGRNGGRIVAKGKVQDIRRIEESLTGRYLANRFRIEVPKKRRSPRGFLRIIGAYANNLKDIDIDIPLGVITCITGVSGSGKSSLVEEVLYPAVARYLGLPAAEPKCLRADGLGEIDKVISINQKPIGETPRSNPATYTGVFDHIRSLFAKTPDARAMGFTASYFSSNLEYGRCPSCDGEGYNLFSMPFLPDVWVKCDVCGGTGFMREILEIKYKGKNISDVLKMTVAEAREFFRDIPRIRRILDVLCDVGLDYMPLGQPATTLSGGEAQRLKLARELIKPDTGSTLYIMDEPTTGLHAADVKKLLDVLNRLADKGNTIVVIEHNMDVIKCADYIIDLGPEGGDEGGYLVACGTPEEVAESEISHTGRFLRDFLPQE; encoded by the coding sequence TCGTCGAGAGGATCATGAATGAGATACCGGATCGGCAGCGGTTCATGATCCTCTCGCCCGTGGCCAGATCTAAAAAAGGGGAGTTCAAGGACGAGTTCAAAGATGCGCTGAAGGCCGGATTCGTAAGGGTGAGGGTGGACGGGGAGATATACGAGCTGTCGAACCCTCCGAAGCTGAACAAACAGATGCGTCATGACGTGGATATCGTGGTGGATAGGATCGTTATGAAGAAGGAAAACCCTGAGATGAGAGGAAGGCTGGCCGAATCGCTTGAGACGGCCTTTGGCCTCTCCGAGGGCATGGCGGTGCTGCTCTTCGAGGACGGCGAGGAGAGGATGTTCAGCAAGACCATGACCTGCCCCAACTGCGGCATAAGCTATAGCAAACCCTCCCCTCAGCTCTTCTCGTTCAACAGCCCTCAGGGGATGTGTCCGAAGTGCAGGGGATTGGGGGTGATACACGATATCTCGCCTCATCTGATCGTAGATCCCGAAAAATCCCTCTCCCAGGGAGCCATCAAGCCGATAGGGCCTTTGAGGTTTAAGGGCGAGTCACAATTGGAAGCGGTGCTCACGGCTCTGGCGAAATATTACAAGTTCAGCTTCGACGAGAAATGGAAAAACCTATCTCAGGAACACAGGGACATCATCCTCTACGGCGCCCCTGTCAAGATCATGATCACCAGACGAATCGGATGGGGCAGGAGGATAAAGCAGATAGTCGAGTATAAGGGGATAATCAACAAGCTCAGGAGATTCAAAGATGAGGAGCTGAGGGGATATATCAGCGAAAGCATCTGTCCCGACTGTAACGGATCGAGGCTGCGTCCGGAGGCCAGAGGGGTTAAGGTGGGCGGGAAGGCGATCCATGAGATCACCGCCATGACGGTGGATGAATGCCTGGATTTCTTTGAAAACCTGGAGCTGACGGAGCGTGAGCGGACGATAGCCGAGGAGATACTTAAGGAGATAAAGGGGCGGCTCAGATTCCTGGTGGACGTGGGCCTACATTATCTGACCCTGGACAGGTCATCGCCGACCCTATCGGGTGGTGAGGCGCAGAGGATAAGGCTCGCAAGCCAGATAGGGGCGGGATTGACCAACGTGCTTTATGTCCTGGATGAACCCACTATAGGGCTTCATCAACGGGATAACCTGAAGCTTATAAACGCCCTCAAAAAGCTCCGCGATCAGGGCAACACCGTTATAGTGGTCGAACACGACGAGGAGACGATACGATCCGCCGATTACATAGTCGACTTCGGCCCCGGCCCCGGGCAGGAGGGAGGGGAGATCGTCTTCGCCGGACCGGCCGGCAAGATCCTGGAGTGTCCCAACTCGCTCACGGCCAAATACCTGCGAGGCGAGCTTGAGATACCCATACCATCCCAAAGGCGAAAGCCCTCGGATAAGTGGCTGACGATCGTCGGGGCAAGACATAATAACCTCAAGGACATAACTGTTAAGATACCGCTCGGAACCTTCACCTGCATCACGGGAGTATCGGGCTCCGGAAAGAGCTCCCTCGTCAACGATATAATCTACAAGGCGCTCGCTCGGAGGCTGATGGGAGCCCACACCGTTCCGGGTGAACACGATCGGATCGAGGGCATAGAGCATATAGACAAGGTGATAGAGGTCGATCAGAGCCCCATAGGTCGCACGCCCAGATCCAATCCCGCCACATATACCAAGCTCTTCGACGCCATAAGGAGCTTTTATGCCGAGCTGCCCGAGTCGAAGATCCGTGGATATAAACCCGGGAGGTTCAGCTTCAACGTCAGAGGTGGAAGGTGTGAGGCGTGTCAGGGCCATGGGATGAAGAGGATCGAGATGCATTTCCTCGCCGATGTGTGGGTTAAGTGTGAGGTCTGTGACGGAAGGAGATACAACAGGGAGACCCTCCAGGTGAAATACAACGGCAAATCCATAGCCGATGTGCTGGATATGACGGTGGAGGAGGCGCTGAAGTTCTTCGAAAACGTGCCCAGGATAAAGAAATATCTGCAGACGCTGTATGACGTCGGCCTCGATTACATCAAGCTGGGTCAGCCGGCGCCGACCCTCTCCGGCGGAGAGGCGCAGAGGGTGAAACTCGCCAGGGAACTGAGCAAGCGGGGAACGGGGAGAACGCTCTACATATTGGACGAGCCGACGACCGGGCTTCACTTCGCCGACGTTCAAAAACTGCTTAACGTGCTTCACACGCTCGTTGACAGGGGCAATACGGTGGTCGTCGTCGAACACAACATGGAGATCATCAAGACCGCCGATTATGTCATCGATCTGGGACCTGAAGGGGGTGAGGAGGGCGGATATGTCGTGGCATGCGGGACTCCCGAGGAGGTGGCGAGGGTTAAAAGCTCATACACCGGCCAGGTGCTCAGGGATGTGCTCCTCGGCAAACATAAGGCGATGGTCGAGGAGATCGAGGAGGAGCCGATAAGATCCCTGCCCGCTGAACGGGCGATACTTGTTAGGGGGGCGAAGCAGAACAACCTCAAAAACGTGGATCTCACCCTGCCACACGATGAGCTCATCACCTTCACGGGCGTCAGCGGATCGGGCAAGACGTCGATGGCGATTGAGACGATCTATGCCGAGGGCAGGCGGAGATACGTGGAGTCGCTATCCACATATGCGCGCCAGTTCCTCGGCGGAATGGATAAACCTAAGGTCGATTTCATAGACGGACTTGCACCGGCGATAGCGATCGATCAAAAGGCGCCGAGCAAAAACCCGCGCTCAACGGTGGGCACCATCACTGAAATCTACGATTACCTGAGAGTTCTCTTCGCCCGATTCGGGGTGCAACACTGCGTCAAATGCGGTCAGCCCGTGGGCGCCCAGACCGTCGATCAGATCGTCGATCGGATAATGGATCTTCCCCCTAAAAGCCGCATCTACATCCTCGCTCCCGTTAAACTCGCCAAAAACGAGGAATATGCCGATGTGCTAAAGCGCGCTCAGCGTGGCGGATTCGTGCGCGTCTGGATGGATGGCGAGATCTCCCCGATCGAGGAGAGGATGAACATAAGCAGGAGGGTCAAACATGACGTGGCGATCGTCGTGGACCGTCTTATACTGAGGGAGGACCAGCGCGATAGGGTATCCGAGGGGGTTGAGACCGCCCTTGAGATGGGCGAGGGCGAGATGAAGGTTCAACTGCAAGGTCCGGACGGCATGACCGATCTGGTGACCTTCAGCAGCCTAAGGGCATGTGCCAGATGTGGGATAAGCTATGACGAGCTTCGGCCTCAGGATTTCTCCTTCAATAGCCCCGTGGGCATGTGTCCGTATTGCGAGGGCCTGGGATTCACCGATTCCTCCTACTCGAAGGTATGCCCGAAATGCCAGGGGGCGAGGATAAAGGAGAGCTCAAGATATGTCCTCATAGGCGGGAAAAACATAGTGGAGCTATGTCGAATGCCGATCGGCGATCTCTATCAGTTCTTCCTGGATCTAAAGCTGCCCCAGGACAGGCTCGAGGTGGGCGAGGAGCTGCTGAGGGAGATAAGGAACAGGCTCTCCTTCCTGGTGGATATCGGACTTCATTATCTGACCCTGGATCGCCCGGGACCGACGCTATCGGGAGGAGAGGCACAGAGGATAAGGCTGGCGAGTCAGTTGGGAAGCGGTTTGACCGGCGTGATATACGTGTTGGATGAGCCGACCATAGGGCTGCACATGCGGGATACCGGAAGGCTGCTCAGGGCCCTGAGGAAACTGCGCGATCTAGGCAACACCGTCATAACGGTTGAACACGATAGAGAGGTGATCTCCAGCTCGGATCTGATCGTCGACTTCGGCCCGGGGGCGGGCCGGAACGGCGGAAGGATCGTGGCAAAGGGGAAGGTCCAGGATATTCGAAGGATCGAAGAATCCCTTACGGGCAGATATCTGGCGAACCGGTTCCGCATAGAGGTTCCCAAGAAGCGCAGGTCTCCAAGGGGGTTCCTACGGATAATCGGGGCATACGCCAACAACCTCAAGGATATAGATATCGATATACCGCTGGGCGTTATAACCTGCATCACGGGGGTATCGGGCTCGGGCAAGAGCTCGCTTGTGGAGGAGGTTCTCTATCCGGCGGTCGCCCGATATCTTGGACTGCCGGCGGCGGAGCCGAAATGCCTCCGCGCGGATGGGCTGGGCGAGATAGACAAGGTGATAAGCATCAATCAAAAGCCGATAGGCGAGACGCCTCGGTCGAACCCGGCGACCTATACGGGCGTATTCGATCACATACGATCGCTCTTCGCTAAAACGCCCGACGCCAGGGCGATGGGGTTCACGGCATCATACTTCAGCTCGAACCTGGAGTACGGGAGATGCCCTAGCTGCGATGGCGAGGGGTATAACCTCTTCTCGATGCCGTTCCTGCCGGATGTGTGGGTCAAATGCGATGTGTGTGGCGGGACGGGGTTCATGAGGGAGATACTCGAGATCAAATACAAGGGCAAGAACATATCGGATGTATTGAAGATGACGGTAGCTGAGGCGAGGGAGTTCTTCAGGGATATCCCCAGGATCAGGAGGATACTCGATGTGCTGTGCGATGTCGGGCTGGATTATATGCCTTTGGGCCAGCCCGCGACGACGCTCTCCGGCGGGGAGGCACAGAGGTTGAAGCTCGCCAGGGAACTTATAAAGCCGGATACCGGAAGCACACTCTACATAATGGATGAGCCCACCACCGGTCTTCACGCGGCCGACGTCAAGAAGCTGCTCGACGTGCTGAATCGGTTGGCCGACAAGGGGAACACGATAGTCGTGATAGAGCACAACATGGATGTGATCAAGTGCGCCGATTACATCATAGATCTGGGGCCGGAGGGCGGAGATGAGGGCGGATACCTGGTGGCGTGTGGAACCCCCGAGGAGGTGGCCGAATCGGAGATATCGCATACGGGCAGGTTCTTGAGAGATTTTCTTCCACAAGAATAA